In Calditrichota bacterium, a genomic segment contains:
- a CDS encoding translation initiation factor has product MKNRKNSQLVFSTHEDVKNTQEEGSVQNNTGNTAYIERDRKKRRGKVVTVISRLQGNLKELQKELQKDCGAGGSVKNGNIEIQGDHRDKIAAILKQKGFKIKFVGG; this is encoded by the coding sequence ATGAAAAATAGAAAAAACAGTCAGCTAGTATTTTCTACTCACGAAGATGTCAAAAACACTCAAGAAGAAGGATCGGTTCAAAACAATACAGGAAATACGGCATACATTGAACGTGATCGAAAAAAAAGAAGAGGCAAGGTTGTAACTGTAATTTCCCGTTTACAAGGTAACTTAAAAGAATTACAAAAAGAGCTGCAAAAAGATTGTGGCGCTGGTGGCAGCGTTAAAAATGGCAATATTGAAATCCAGGGAGACCACAGGGATAAGATTGCTGCCATTCTTAAGCAAAAAGGTTTTAAAATAAAATTTGTTGGCGGATAG